Proteins encoded by one window of Streptomyces sp. NBC_01477:
- a CDS encoding serine/threonine-protein kinase, translating to MNPGGPRIRLVDGRFELLDRLGGGGMGLVWRARDTALDREVALKEVRPPDAAMAEADPDGTRLMRDRVLREAKALARLQHPNVVIIHHIVDSPEHAYPWLVMELVRGGSLADRLNRGPLPVPEAARVGRGVLGALRAAHEAGVQHRDVKPGNVLLRPDGTPVLTDFGIAAVHGATALTATGALIGSPEYIAPERIRGVEGNPSSDLWSLGMMLYVAVEGTHPLRRGTSLATLAAVLDEPLPPPVRAGALGPALSAILAKDPAARPGAEAFDRMLAAAAQATPAYGFPAAPVPGPHPATPPPTHTPQDLRPPQSTPAPYGDGLPPSAYGGWTPPAHVRPAPPARTGRRRGPVTALIGAGSAAAVGVLVWIALPDDPGKAAAGDTGGSPSAVGAPAASSTASADRRTAGPTGTAAGPSVTAAGSGTSAGQGGTSGQGGLLTPAGVRTVVAAFTPHIAGNKVISLTVYEDYAVAEAPTPKDPSVYDRLLYRDGRVTAEPGGTVKDAMEPPASLSPYNWDVITGLMDQAEQKLNVPHPTSRYLIIGSDIIDGTPQISVYFSDDYGSGYLSATPRGKVTDTHPK from the coding sequence ATGAATCCTGGGGGGCCGCGGATACGGCTCGTAGACGGCCGGTTCGAACTGCTGGACCGGCTCGGTGGCGGCGGCATGGGCCTGGTCTGGCGGGCCCGCGACACGGCGCTGGACCGCGAGGTCGCGCTGAAGGAGGTACGGCCGCCCGACGCCGCCATGGCCGAGGCCGATCCGGACGGCACGCGGCTGATGCGCGACCGGGTGCTGCGCGAGGCCAAGGCGCTGGCAAGGCTCCAGCACCCCAACGTGGTGATCATCCACCACATCGTGGACAGCCCCGAGCACGCCTATCCCTGGCTGGTGATGGAGCTGGTACGCGGCGGCAGCCTCGCCGACCGGCTGAACCGGGGGCCGCTGCCGGTGCCCGAGGCGGCCCGGGTCGGCCGCGGGGTGCTCGGCGCGCTGCGGGCCGCGCACGAGGCGGGCGTCCAGCACCGGGACGTCAAGCCCGGCAATGTGCTGCTGCGGCCGGACGGCACACCGGTACTCACCGACTTCGGCATCGCGGCCGTGCACGGCGCCACCGCGCTCACCGCGACCGGCGCGCTGATCGGCTCGCCCGAGTACATCGCGCCCGAGCGGATCCGCGGGGTGGAGGGCAACCCCTCCTCCGACCTGTGGTCCCTGGGCATGATGCTCTACGTGGCGGTCGAGGGAACCCACCCGCTGCGCCGGGGCACCTCGCTGGCGACGCTCGCCGCCGTCCTGGACGAGCCGCTGCCGCCACCGGTGCGCGCGGGCGCGCTGGGCCCCGCGCTGTCGGCGATCCTCGCCAAGGACCCCGCGGCGCGGCCCGGCGCCGAGGCCTTCGACCGGATGCTCGCGGCGGCGGCGCAGGCCACCCCCGCCTACGGCTTCCCCGCCGCCCCCGTGCCCGGCCCGCACCCGGCGACCCCGCCCCCGACGCACACCCCGCAGGACCTGCGTCCCCCGCAGTCCACGCCGGCGCCGTACGGGGACGGCCTGCCCCCGTCGGCCTACGGCGGCTGGACACCGCCGGCGCACGTGCGGCCCGCGCCGCCCGCCAGGACCGGCCGCCGCCGCGGGCCGGTCACCGCGCTGATCGGCGCCGGGTCGGCGGCGGCCGTCGGCGTGCTGGTGTGGATCGCGCTGCCGGACGACCCGGGCAAGGCCGCGGCCGGCGACACGGGCGGGTCGCCCTCCGCGGTGGGCGCCCCGGCAGCCTCCTCGACCGCGTCCGCCGACCGGAGGACGGCCGGCCCGACCGGCACCGCGGCCGGTCCCTCCGTCACCGCGGCCGGGTCGGGCACCTCCGCCGGGCAGGGCGGCACGTCCGGGCAGGGCGGCCTGCTCACCCCGGCGGGTGTGCGGACGGTCGTCGCCGCCTTCACCCCGCACATCGCGGGCAACAAGGTCATCTCGCTGACCGTCTACGAGGACTACGCCGTCGCCGAGGCCCCGACGCCGAAGGACCCGAGCGTCTACGACCGGCTGCTCTACCGCGACGGCCGGGTGACCGCGGAGCCGGGCGGCACCGTCAAGGACGCCATGGAACCGCCGGCGAGCCTGTCCCCCTACAACTGGGACGTGATCACCGGGCTGATGGACCAGGCCGAGCAGAAGCTCAACGTGCCGCATCCGACGTCCCGCTACCTCATCATCGGCAGCGACATCATCGACGGGACCCCGCAGATCAGCGTCTACTTCTCCGACGACTACGGCAGCGGCTACCTCAGCGCCACTCCCCGGGGCAAGGTCACCGACACCCACCCGAAGTAG
- a CDS encoding M24 family metallopeptidase, whose translation MTDESSRAARLLDAQAKAALLFGEIEARGLVAAGVGERAVSDRVRDLANEMFGTTHYWHKRIVRSGPNTLLPYRENPPDRTIGADDIAFADFGPVFEEYEADFGRTFVLGDDPVKHRLRDDLPVVFAAGRRAFEADQDITGKQLYAEVERAAAEAGWQLGGWHAGHLVGEFPPEYNDWEAVDTHVVPANDKPMRRTDEAGRLLHWILEVHLIDRERNFGGFFEQLLDL comes from the coding sequence GTGACGGACGAATCCAGCCGGGCGGCACGCTTGCTGGACGCCCAGGCCAAGGCGGCGCTGCTGTTCGGCGAGATCGAGGCGCGGGGCCTGGTGGCGGCGGGCGTGGGCGAACGCGCGGTCAGCGACCGCGTCCGCGATCTGGCGAACGAGATGTTCGGGACCACGCACTACTGGCACAAGCGGATCGTGCGCTCGGGACCCAACACCCTGCTGCCCTACCGCGAGAATCCGCCGGACCGGACCATCGGCGCCGACGACATCGCCTTCGCCGACTTCGGGCCGGTCTTCGAGGAGTACGAGGCCGACTTCGGGCGGACCTTCGTCCTCGGCGACGACCCCGTCAAGCACCGGCTGCGCGACGACCTGCCGGTGGTCTTCGCCGCCGGGCGCCGCGCCTTCGAGGCGGACCAGGACATCACCGGCAAGCAGCTCTACGCCGAGGTCGAGCGGGCGGCGGCGGAAGCGGGCTGGCAGCTGGGCGGCTGGCACGCGGGCCACCTGGTCGGGGAATTCCCGCCCGAGTACAACGACTGGGAGGCCGTCGACACCCACGTCGTGCCCGCGAACGACAAGCCGATGCGGCGCACCGACGAGGCGGGCCGGCTCCTGCACTGGATCCTGGAGGTCCATCTGATCGACCGCGAGCGGAATTTCGGCGGCTTCTTCGAGCAACTGCTCGACCTCTGA
- a CDS encoding anti-sigma factor RsbA family regulatory protein, with protein sequence MTPQATAGAPGIAGAPAFRHELYPYEGDASFLQGALSFIEDALAADETVLVAVGEDKQDMLREALDATGTDRQVSFVDTGALGRNPGRLIPAWQDWIAKTAGGGLPVRGISESPWGTATPAERGELRYHEWLLNLTFANSPAWWLLCPYDVTTVEPAALESARRCHPYRLTDALHGDNPDFSDQPFSFEELSAACDPQQTLVYGAGALAAVRAAVTACATQHGLQGARLKELLVAATEVAANSVRHGGGSGRLRIWVDGDVLICEFHDSGHIRDPLAGRSRPTPDQFGGRGLWLVHQLCDLVQIRSTAESGTTVRLSTALR encoded by the coding sequence ATGACCCCGCAGGCCACGGCCGGCGCGCCCGGAATCGCCGGGGCGCCCGCCTTCCGACACGAGCTGTACCCCTACGAGGGCGACGCCTCCTTCCTCCAGGGCGCCCTGTCCTTCATCGAGGACGCGCTGGCCGCTGACGAGACGGTGCTCGTCGCGGTCGGGGAGGACAAGCAGGACATGCTGCGCGAGGCGCTGGACGCGACCGGGACGGACCGGCAGGTGTCGTTCGTGGACACCGGCGCGCTGGGCCGCAATCCCGGGCGGCTGATCCCGGCCTGGCAGGACTGGATCGCCAAGACCGCGGGCGGCGGCCTGCCGGTGCGCGGCATCAGCGAGAGCCCGTGGGGCACGGCCACTCCCGCCGAGCGCGGTGAGCTGCGCTACCACGAGTGGCTGCTGAACCTCACCTTCGCCAACTCCCCCGCCTGGTGGCTGCTGTGTCCGTACGACGTCACCACCGTGGAGCCGGCCGCGCTGGAGTCCGCGCGCCGGTGCCACCCGTACCGGCTCACCGACGCCCTGCACGGCGACAACCCGGACTTCTCCGACCAGCCGTTCAGCTTCGAGGAACTGTCCGCCGCCTGCGACCCCCAGCAGACCCTGGTCTACGGCGCGGGCGCGCTCGCGGCGGTCCGTGCCGCGGTGACCGCGTGCGCCACGCAGCACGGGCTGCAGGGCGCGCGGCTGAAGGAACTGCTGGTGGCCGCGACGGAGGTGGCCGCCAACAGCGTCCGGCACGGCGGCGGCTCGGGCCGCCTGCGGATCTGGGTGGATGGCGACGTCCTCATCTGCGAATTCCACGACTCCGGGCACATCCGCGACCCGCTGGCGGGCCGCTCGCGCCCGACGCCCGACCAGTTCGGCGGCCGGGGGCTGTGGCTGGTCCACCAGTTGTGCGACCTGGTGCAGATCCGCTCCACCGCCGAGAGCGGCACCACGGTACGGCTGAGCACCGCGCTGCGCTGA
- a CDS encoding DUF4331 domain-containing protein yields MTLRRKPARIGRRRSAALLLTLSTAVAGAALAGPGAGVGQASSHREAPLIASDPQVDNTDLYAFSSPDKSDTVTLVANWYPFQEPNGGPNFYPFATDAHYDINIDSQGTGTPDLTYRWTFRNEDRRGDKTFLYNNGVVNNLTDPTLLFRQHYTLQEIRTGHRPVTLVDDAIAAPSNVGKASMPDYGRLRSQATRRLPGGGQTVASQAADPFFLDLRIFDLLYGGNLSETGHNTLNGYNVNTLAIQVPKSALAYRGNATRNPVVGVWSSTERRTMQLSPGKSTPTGPYVQVSRLGNPLVNEAVVPAGLKNAFNALPPSQDHNQPKLVAKVLDPEVPKLVQAIYGIPAPATPRTDLQEIFLTGIAKATGGPLAVDLNSQLLNKDIDKRRFVPAEELRLNMSTPVTAKPNRLGVLGGDFQGFPNGRRMADDVVDIALQALEGATPGHLIQALAAGDGVNGPGRPYTGSFPYIALPFTNAVNQAG; encoded by the coding sequence ATGACCCTTCGCAGAAAACCGGCCCGCATCGGCCGGCGCCGGTCGGCCGCCCTCCTGCTGACGCTGAGCACCGCTGTCGCGGGCGCGGCGCTGGCCGGTCCCGGCGCCGGTGTCGGCCAGGCGTCCAGCCACCGCGAGGCACCGCTGATCGCCTCGGACCCGCAGGTCGACAACACCGACCTGTACGCGTTCTCCAGCCCGGACAAGTCCGACACGGTGACGCTGGTCGCGAACTGGTACCCCTTCCAGGAGCCGAACGGCGGGCCGAACTTCTACCCGTTCGCCACGGACGCCCACTACGACATCAACATCGACAGCCAGGGCACCGGCACGCCGGACCTGACCTACCGGTGGACGTTCCGCAACGAGGACCGCCGCGGCGACAAGACGTTCCTGTACAACAACGGGGTCGTCAACAACCTCACCGACCCCACCCTGCTGTTCCGCCAGCACTACACGCTGCAGGAGATCAGGACCGGGCACCGCCCCGTGACGCTCGTCGACGACGCCATCGCCGCCCCGTCGAACGTGGGCAAGGCGTCCATGCCGGACTACGGGAGGCTGCGCAGCCAGGCGACCCGCAGACTGCCCGGCGGCGGGCAGACCGTGGCCAGCCAGGCGGCCGACCCGTTCTTCCTCGACCTGAGGATCTTCGACCTGCTCTACGGCGGGAATCTGAGCGAGACCGGGCACAACACGCTCAACGGCTACAACGTCAACACCCTGGCCATCCAGGTGCCCAAGTCGGCGCTGGCCTACCGCGGCAACGCCACCCGCAACCCGGTCGTCGGCGTGTGGAGCTCCACCGAGCGGCGCACCATGCAGCTCAGCCCGGGCAAGTCCACCCCGACAGGCCCGTACGTGCAGGTCTCCCGGCTCGGCAATCCGCTGGTCAACGAGGCGGTCGTCCCCGCGGGCCTGAAGAACGCCTTCAACGCCCTGCCGCCGTCGCAGGACCACAACCAGCCCAAGCTGGTCGCGAAGGTCCTCGACCCCGAGGTGCCCAAGCTCGTCCAGGCGATCTACGGCATCCCCGCGCCCGCCACCCCGCGCACCGACCTCCAGGAGATCTTCCTGACGGGCATCGCGAAGGCGACGGGCGGCCCGCTGGCCGTCGACCTCAACTCGCAGCTGCTCAACAAGGACATCGACAAGCGCCGCTTCGTCCCCGCCGAGGAACTGCGGCTGAACATGTCGACCCCGGTGACGGCGAAGCCGAACCGGCTCGGCGTGCTGGGCGGCGACTTCCAGGGCTTCCCGAACGGGCGGCGCATGGCTGACGACGTGGTGGACATCGCCCTCCAGGCACTGGAAGGCGCCACTCCGGGCCACCTCATCCAGGCCCTGGCCGCCGGTGACGGCGTCAACGGACCCGGCCGCCCCTACACGGGCAGCTTCCCGTACATCGCGCTGCCCTTCACCAACGCGGTGAACCAGGCCGGATGA
- a CDS encoding class F sortase: MALATAGSCALVARPGPRARADIGALPAARPTVSAPAPAPSAPPPARIRISRIALSDPLVGLGVQQDGHLAAPQDPAQVGWWSDGPRPGDPGAAIVVGHVDSLTGPAAFYQVSSLRPGDPITIDRTDGSHVTFTVKALRQYDKDAFPDAEVYAPAGPPSLRLITCGGPYDHEHGGYRDNVVVYAALAAPRPPTVPTRSGN; this comes from the coding sequence ATGGCACTGGCGACCGCCGGGAGCTGCGCGCTGGTCGCCAGGCCCGGGCCGCGCGCGCGGGCCGACATAGGGGCGCTGCCCGCCGCCCGGCCCACCGTGTCCGCCCCGGCCCCCGCGCCCTCCGCACCGCCGCCGGCCCGGATACGCATCTCGCGTATCGCGCTCAGCGACCCGCTCGTCGGGCTCGGCGTGCAGCAGGACGGCCACCTCGCCGCCCCGCAGGACCCGGCCCAGGTCGGCTGGTGGAGCGACGGCCCCCGGCCGGGGGATCCGGGCGCCGCGATAGTCGTCGGCCACGTCGACTCCCTGACCGGGCCGGCCGCCTTCTACCAGGTCTCCTCGCTGCGCCCCGGCGACCCGATAACCATCGACCGCACCGACGGCTCGCACGTCACCTTCACCGTCAAGGCGCTGCGCCAGTACGACAAGGACGCCTTCCCCGACGCCGAGGTGTACGCGCCGGCCGGCCCCCCGTCCCTGCGACTGATCACCTGCGGCGGCCCGTACGACCACGAGCACGGCGGTTACCGCGACAACGTCGTCGTCTACGCCGCCCTCGCCGCGCCGCGTCCCCCGACCGTCCCCACCCGGAGCGGAAATTGA
- a CDS encoding DUF4331 domain-containing protein, protein MRSSRLPRRMPALRPAERALAGAGILALLGAAALTGLTPGVSSASSHREAPLIAGDPKADNTDVYAFTSPDNPDTVTMVADWIPFEEPNGGPNFYPFANDAHYNIKIDSNGDGKADTTYTWSFTDHLRDGDNQFLYNTGVVNNLTDPTLNFRQTYTLTRTDARGNVTTLLNDAPAAPSNVGKASMPDYASLRKQAITPLPGGGQTLAGQSADPFFLDLRIFDLLYGGNLKETGHNTLAGYNVNTIALQVPKKDLALNGDTTRNPVVGIWSTTDRQGAAVGAPAAKGGETGSGSHGSSGDTQGKDVAQAQGKDGQSGWHQVSRLGNPLVNEVVVPLNYKDAFNSISPDVDHTVTPVVNAVKNPIVPKLIQSIYGVPAPATPRNDLVEIFLTGICKACGPIKADLNSQQLNADVDKSAFTASEELRLNLTTPVTASPNRLGVLGGDLQGFPNGRRLDDDVVDIELQALEGAAQTGTIVPALAAGDAVNTPYRQPGATFPYVALPNTAAVNQADSLQPDGGVGAGLGGTAGTGGSPVVPAVAAGGGALLACAGVMALRRRRASRV, encoded by the coding sequence ATGCGTTCCTCCCGCCTGCCACGCCGCATGCCCGCGCTCCGCCCGGCCGAGCGCGCGCTCGCCGGCGCCGGCATCCTCGCCCTGCTGGGCGCCGCCGCCCTGACCGGTCTGACGCCCGGTGTCAGCTCCGCCTCCAGCCACCGCGAGGCGCCGCTGATCGCGGGCGACCCGAAGGCCGACAACACCGACGTCTACGCCTTCACCAGCCCCGACAACCCGGACACCGTGACGATGGTGGCCGACTGGATTCCGTTCGAGGAGCCCAACGGCGGCCCGAACTTCTACCCGTTCGCCAATGACGCGCACTACAACATCAAGATCGACAGCAACGGCGACGGCAAGGCCGACACCACCTACACCTGGTCCTTCACCGACCACCTGCGCGACGGCGACAACCAGTTCCTCTACAACACCGGGGTCGTGAACAACCTCACCGACCCGACCCTGAACTTCCGCCAGACCTACACGCTCACCAGGACCGACGCCCGCGGCAATGTCACGACGCTGCTCAATGACGCGCCCGCCGCGCCCTCGAACGTCGGCAAGGCCTCGATGCCCGACTACGCCTCGCTGCGCAAGCAGGCCATCACACCGCTGCCGGGCGGCGGCCAGACCCTCGCAGGCCAGAGCGCCGACCCGTTCTTCCTCGACCTGCGGATCTTCGACCTGCTCTACGGCGGCAACCTCAAGGAGACCGGCCACAACACCTTGGCGGGCTACAACGTCAACACCATCGCCCTCCAGGTCCCCAAGAAGGACCTCGCCCTGAACGGCGACACCACCCGCAACCCCGTCGTCGGGATCTGGTCCACCACCGACCGCCAGGGCGCGGCGGTCGGCGCGCCGGCCGCCAAGGGCGGCGAGACCGGCTCGGGCTCGCACGGCAGCAGCGGTGACACCCAGGGCAAGGACGTCGCGCAGGCCCAGGGCAAGGACGGGCAGAGCGGCTGGCACCAGGTCTCCCGGCTCGGCAATCCGCTGGTCAACGAGGTCGTCGTACCGCTGAACTACAAGGACGCCTTCAACTCGATCAGCCCCGACGTCGACCACACCGTCACCCCGGTCGTGAACGCGGTCAAGAATCCGATCGTGCCCAAGCTCATCCAGAGCATCTACGGCGTCCCGGCGCCCGCGACCCCGCGCAACGACCTGGTGGAGATCTTCCTCACCGGCATCTGCAAGGCCTGCGGCCCCATCAAGGCCGACCTCAACTCGCAGCAGCTCAACGCGGACGTGGACAAGAGCGCCTTCACCGCCTCCGAGGAACTCCGGCTCAACCTGACGACCCCGGTGACCGCGAGCCCCAACCGGCTCGGCGTCCTCGGCGGCGACCTCCAGGGCTTCCCCAACGGCCGCCGGCTCGATGACGACGTCGTCGACATCGAGCTGCAGGCCCTCGAAGGCGCCGCCCAGACCGGCACGATCGTGCCCGCGCTCGCCGCCGGCGACGCGGTGAACACCCCCTACCGCCAGCCCGGCGCGACCTTCCCCTACGTGGCGCTGCCCAACACCGCCGCGGTCAACCAGGCCGACTCCCTCCAGCCCGACGGCGGCGTCGGCGCCGGTCTCGGCGGCACCGCCGGCACGGGCGGCTCCCCCGTCGTGCCCGCGGTCGCGGCCGGCGGCGGCGCGCTGCTGGCCTGCGCGGGCGTCATGGCCCTGCGCCGGCGGCGCGCGAGCCGGGTGTGA
- a CDS encoding MEDS domain-containing protein, with the protein MRITRSVASLSQVEVGDHVCWAVPPQDDFKRTARGYLSDGTDLGDKIMVVGSRSPVWPELGPARGLLVDPGSARPGVRWDADALVSLVRQEAETAGRQGFRALRVLAHMDRIWPSGITPEQVADQELRLDALIGGSAAMVVCAYTASEFAPDVLEQAASVHPHFVGRSSLMPSFRMFSAAEDRWNLSGVVDADGAGAFLTAVTGLLRTTPTLRLCCDGLELMDAVGMQMLAKAAGAFPGRRILLERANSTVRRCWTLLGYDDPSVPAELVP; encoded by the coding sequence GTGAGGATCACCCGCAGCGTGGCGAGCCTCTCCCAGGTCGAGGTCGGTGACCATGTGTGCTGGGCGGTGCCGCCGCAGGACGACTTCAAGCGGACCGCCCGGGGATACCTCTCGGACGGCACCGACCTCGGCGACAAGATCATGGTCGTCGGATCGCGGTCCCCGGTGTGGCCGGAGCTGGGTCCCGCGCGGGGTCTGCTGGTCGATCCCGGCTCCGCCCGCCCGGGCGTACGCTGGGACGCGGACGCATTGGTGTCCCTGGTGCGGCAGGAGGCCGAGACGGCCGGCCGACAGGGCTTTCGGGCGTTGCGGGTGTTGGCACACATGGACAGGATCTGGCCTTCGGGGATCACCCCGGAGCAGGTGGCGGACCAGGAGCTGCGGCTGGACGCCTTGATCGGCGGCAGCGCGGCGATGGTGGTGTGCGCGTACACGGCGTCGGAGTTTGCGCCGGACGTACTGGAGCAGGCGGCGAGCGTGCATCCGCATTTCGTCGGACGGTCCTCCCTGATGCCCTCCTTCCGCATGTTCAGCGCCGCGGAGGACCGCTGGAATCTGAGCGGTGTGGTGGACGCGGACGGCGCCGGGGCCTTCCTGACCGCGGTGACCGGGCTGCTGCGGACCACCCCGACGCTGCGGCTGTGCTGCGACGGACTGGAGCTGATGGACGCGGTGGGCATGCAGATGCTGGCCAAGGCCGCCGGCGCCTTCCCCGGCCGCAGGATCCTCCTGGAGCGCGCCAATTCCACCGTGCGACGGTGCTGGACACTGCTCGGTTACGACGACCCCTCCGTCCCCGCGGAGCTGGTGCCATGA
- a CDS encoding carboxylate-amine ligase: METTPTLGVEEEYLLLDSATGAPCPRAGRVQALADHDPELAPHQVDSELLQAQVEIATPVCTGLDEVTAHLRRLRETVIGVAARTGCRPAATGAAPLSARGIVPVTPERRYEEMRVDAAQLVDEQLICGMHVHVAVPDRSSGAAALGRLRPWLPVLVALGANSPFWEGRDTGFASWRTVVFGRWPVSGTPPFISDAAGYEERVAALLATGVIPDRRQLYWHARLSETYPTLEIRAPDVQVDVDSAVTLAGLARGLVATALRETRRGRKALDPPGSILHAAGWHAARYGLGADLVDVRHGTPAPAAQVVEALLDHCAPSLREMGDLDRVQAGLDRLLTDGTGAARQRRAHRDQGLDAVLDLVAPPAPEPAGTGSIPAPRSAADAAR, encoded by the coding sequence ATGGAAACGACCCCGACCCTGGGTGTGGAAGAGGAATATCTGCTCCTGGACAGCGCGACCGGCGCCCCCTGCCCGCGGGCCGGCCGGGTGCAGGCCCTCGCCGACCACGACCCGGAACTCGCCCCGCACCAGGTGGACAGCGAACTGCTCCAGGCCCAGGTGGAGATCGCGACGCCCGTGTGCACGGGACTGGACGAGGTCACCGCCCACCTGCGGCGACTGCGGGAGACCGTGATCGGTGTGGCCGCACGCACCGGCTGCCGCCCCGCCGCGACGGGCGCCGCACCGCTCTCCGCCCGCGGCATCGTGCCCGTCACCCCCGAACGGCGCTACGAGGAGATGCGCGTCGACGCCGCCCAACTGGTCGACGAGCAGCTGATCTGCGGCATGCACGTCCATGTGGCCGTGCCCGACCGCTCGTCGGGCGCGGCGGCGCTCGGCAGGCTGCGGCCCTGGCTGCCGGTCCTCGTCGCGCTCGGCGCGAACTCCCCCTTCTGGGAGGGGCGCGACACGGGCTTCGCCAGCTGGCGCACGGTGGTCTTCGGGCGCTGGCCGGTCAGCGGCACACCCCCGTTCATCAGCGACGCGGCCGGTTACGAGGAACGCGTGGCGGCGCTGCTTGCCACCGGTGTGATCCCCGACCGCCGCCAGCTCTACTGGCACGCCCGGCTGTCCGAGACGTATCCGACGCTGGAGATCCGGGCCCCCGACGTCCAGGTGGACGTGGACAGCGCCGTCACCCTCGCCGGCCTCGCCCGCGGGCTCGTGGCCACGGCGCTGCGCGAGACCCGGCGCGGGAGGAAGGCGCTCGACCCGCCCGGCAGCATCCTGCACGCGGCGGGCTGGCACGCGGCCCGGTACGGGCTCGGCGCCGACCTCGTCGACGTACGCCACGGCACGCCGGCCCCGGCCGCCCAGGTCGTGGAAGCGCTCCTCGACCACTGCGCGCCGAGCCTGCGGGAGATGGGCGACCTCGACCGGGTCCAAGCCGGCCTCGACCGCCTGCTGACCGACGGCACCGGCGCCGCCCGGCAGCGCCGTGCCCACCGCGACCAGGGGCTGGACGCCGTGCTGGACCTGGTCGCACCGCCCGCGCCCGAACCGGCGGGGACCGGCTCCATTCCGGCGCCGCGGTCGGCGGCGGACGCCGCGCGCTGA
- a CDS encoding tetratricopeptide repeat protein, which produces MTLHLRRRPLRRRTLLSASVTTVLGVGLFLAGGLGLAPWPAAPAAPGPERSAPAAPADPLAADISGVQAHLRETPGDAVALATLGLDYVQQAKATADPTYYPKAEGVLTRSLALDPAGNFTAMGGMAALEAGRHHFAEALTWAKRATAANPYNASLYGTLADAYTQLGRYGEAAGAVQHMVDLRPGSPSLSRASYVAELRGDIPTARADMRRALNDAAGPADQAFASYYLGELAFNSGDPATELTEAEAGLRVAPTYTALLQAKARAEAALGRTGAAITDLTRAVQRVPQPEYVLQLGELYQSLGRTKEADQQYRVFRAEQRLFTANGVALDSDAALFEADHGNAGQALAIARQGLATRPFMDSHDALAWALHAAGQDREALAESDRALAQGTRNALFHYHRAMIEQALGDTSAARTDLTGALAINPHFSPLHAPRARAALAALR; this is translated from the coding sequence TTGACCCTGCACCTCCGCCGGCGCCCCCTGCGCCGACGCACCCTTCTGTCCGCGAGCGTCACCACCGTCCTGGGCGTCGGGCTCTTCCTCGCCGGCGGCCTCGGCCTCGCGCCCTGGCCGGCCGCACCGGCCGCCCCCGGTCCTGAGAGGAGCGCCCCGGCCGCCCCCGCCGATCCGCTCGCCGCGGACATCAGCGGCGTCCAGGCCCACCTGCGCGAGACACCCGGCGACGCCGTCGCGCTGGCCACCCTCGGCCTCGACTACGTCCAGCAGGCCAAGGCCACCGCGGACCCGACGTATTACCCCAAGGCCGAGGGAGTCCTCACGCGCTCGCTGGCCCTGGACCCGGCGGGCAACTTCACCGCGATGGGCGGGATGGCGGCGCTTGAAGCGGGCCGCCACCACTTCGCGGAGGCCCTGACCTGGGCGAAGCGCGCCACCGCCGCCAACCCCTACAACGCGTCCCTCTACGGCACCCTCGCCGACGCCTACACCCAGCTCGGCCGCTACGGCGAAGCCGCCGGCGCCGTCCAGCACATGGTCGACCTGCGGCCGGGCTCGCCGTCGCTGTCCCGTGCCTCCTACGTCGCAGAACTGCGCGGCGACATCCCCACCGCCCGGGCCGACATGCGGCGCGCCCTCAACGACGCGGCCGGTCCCGCCGACCAGGCCTTCGCCTCCTACTACCTCGGCGAACTCGCCTTCAACAGCGGCGACCCCGCCACCGAGCTGACCGAGGCAGAAGCCGGCCTGCGCGTCGCCCCCACCTACACCGCGCTGCTCCAGGCCAAGGCCCGCGCGGAAGCCGCCCTCGGCAGGACCGGGGCCGCGATCACCGACCTGACCCGGGCCGTCCAGCGCGTCCCGCAGCCCGAATACGTCCTCCAGCTCGGCGAGTTGTACCAGTCGCTCGGCCGCACCAAGGAGGCCGACCAGCAATACCGGGTCTTCCGCGCGGAACAGCGGCTCTTCACCGCCAACGGTGTCGCGCTCGACTCCGACGCCGCCCTCTTCGAAGCCGACCACGGGAATGCCGGGCAGGCGCTGGCCATCGCCCGCCAGGGCCTCGCCACCCGCCCCTTCATGGACAGCCACGACGCCCTGGCCTGGGCACTGCACGCAGCCGGCCAGGACCGAGAGGCGCTGGCGGAATCCGACCGCGCGCTGGCCCAGGGCACCCGCAACGCCCTCTTCCACTACCACCGGGCGATGATCGAGCAGGCCCTCGGCGACACCTCCGCGGCCCGCACCGACCTGACCGGGGCGCTCGCGATCAACCCGCACTTCAGCCCGCTGCACGCGCCCCGGGCACGGGCGGCGCTCGCGGCGCTGCGATAG